The Nitrospinota bacterium nucleotide sequence CAACCAATCGCACCTCGATTTCATCGCGTCGCAAAAGATTTTTTTTATCGGCTCCGCCGCTTCGGGGAAGGACACCAACGTTTCCCCCAAGGGGATGTTCGATCTTAAAAGCGTGGGGCCGAACCGGCTGGCCTATATCCATACACCCGGCAGCGGCAACCGGACGGCGGAAGACATCGCGGCGGGAAACACCGTGACGCTGATGTTTTGCAGCTTTGATGAAAAGCCGCTCATCCTGCGGCTCTACTGCCGGGGGGAGGCGCTGGCGCCCGGCGATCCCCGCTTCGAGGAACTGCTTCCCCTGTGGAACGGCTTCGCGCGCGAACAGGTGCGGGACATTTTTGTGTTCAGCGTCCACCGTGTGCAGGAATCATGCGGATGGGGGGTACCGCTTTTTACATACAACGGGGAGCGCCCCGAAGGAAACCGCCTGCGGCATGGCGGAACTTGGCGGGACCGGATACGTGATTTCCTTCGTTAGTGAATTCCGGCCGACATTGCTATAATGCCCCGATGCAAGCCAAACGAATGTTGGTAATAACCGCCGCCGCGGCGCTGCTGGCGGCGTGCAGCGTGGAGCGTCTTGATCTGGCGGCGCCGAACGCCTTGTCGCGGGAGAAGACGGCGAAACTGGTCAACGGCAAGTCGACCAAGGCGGAGGTCGAGGGGCTGTTTGGCAAACCGCTTGACGTGCTGGTGATTGACGGCGCCGAACGCCACTTCTACAAGGACTTCAATCTCCGCGCCCTTCACATCGAATTCGACAAGAATGGCGTGGTGTCCAGCCATAAATACAGCGACTAGGCCGCCAGCCGCCGCGGAGCGGGGCGGCCGCGGAAGGGGAGATGCTGTTTCGTAAAAAGACCGTGGCCGCGGCCCTGCTGGCCGGCGCGTTGGCGGGCGCGCTGGTGGGATCCCTCTTCGCGCGGTTTACCGACATGCCTTCCGTCCGGGCCTTGGAAGATTACACGCCGCCGGTGAGCACCAGGATTTACTCCGATGACGGCCGGATCATTGGCGAGTTTTTCCAGGAAAAAC carries:
- a CDS encoding pyridoxamine 5'-phosphate oxidase family protein, with the translated sequence MAKVFDSLNQSHLDFIASQKIFFIGSAASGKDTNVSPKGMFDLKSVGPNRLAYIHTPGSGNRTAEDIAAGNTVTLMFCSFDEKPLILRLYCRGEALAPGDPRFEELLPLWNGFAREQVRDIFVFSVHRVQESCGWGVPLFTYNGERPEGNRLRHGGTWRDRIRDFLR